From one Alosa alosa isolate M-15738 ecotype Scorff River chromosome 5, AALO_Geno_1.1, whole genome shotgun sequence genomic stretch:
- the dynll1 gene encoding dynein light chain 1, cytoplasmic: protein MSDRKAVIKNADMSEDMQQDAVECATQALEKYNIEKDIAAYIKKEFDKKYNPTWHCIVGRNFGSYVTHETKHFIYFYLGQVAILLFKSG, encoded by the exons ATGTCTGACAGGAAGGCAGTGATCAAAAATGCGGACATGTCCGAGGATATGCAGCAGGACGCTGTGGAGTGCGCCACCCAGGCCCTGGAGAAATACAACATCGAGAAAGACATTGCTGCCTACATCAAAAAG GAGTTTGACAAGAAGTACAACCCCACCTGGCATTGCATTGTGGGAAGAAACTTCGGCAGCTATGTCACCCATGAGACCAAGCATTTCATCTACTTCTACCTGGGGCAGGTGGCCATTCTCCTCTTCAAGTCGGGCTGA
- the polb gene encoding DNA polymerase beta — MSKRKAPQETLNEGITDFLIELANYEKNVNRAIHKYNAYRKAAAVIGKYPQKIKNGTEAKKLDGVGAKIAEKIDEFLTTGKLRKIEKIRNDDTSSSINFLTRVTGIGPAAARKFFDEGVKTLEDLKKIEHKLNHHQQIGLKYFEDFEKRIPRSEMSKMESLILKELDLVDPEYIGTICGSYRRGAESSGDIDILLTHPDYTSDTEKQPKLLHAVVEHLESIGFITETLSKGDTKYMGVCQLQLKDDPDVTEENPHRRIDIRLIPKDQYFCGVLYFTGSDVFNKNMRTHALEKGFTLNEYTIRPLGVTGMAGEPLLVDSEKDIFDYIQWKYKEPKDRSE, encoded by the exons ATGAGCAAGAGAAAGGCACCACAAGAAACTCTGAATGAGGGAATCACGGACTTTCTCATCG aGTTGGCCAATTATGAAAAAAATGTGAATAGGGCAATTCATAAATACAATGCATACAG GAAAGCCGCAGCTGTAATTGGCAAGTACCCTCAAAAAATCAAAAATGGAACTGAAGCAAAAAAATTG GACGGAGTTGGAGCCAAAATCGCAGAGAAGATTGACGAGTTTCTGACAACAGGGAAACTACGTAAGATAGAAAAA ATCCGTAATGATGACACTAGCTCTTCAATCAATTTCCTCACGAGAGTCACAGGCATTGG GCCGGCTGCTGCGAGAAAGTTCTTTGATGAGGGGGTGAAGACCTTGGAAG ATCTGAAGAAAATTGAACACAAATTGAATCACCACCAACAGATTGGCCTGAA GTACTTTGAGGATTTTGAGAAGCGTATTCCTCGTTCGGAGATGTCAAAGATGGAG TCCCTTATTCTTAAGGAGCTGGATTTGGTGGACCCAGAGTACATTGGCACCATCTGTGGAAGCTACAGGAGAG GTGCAGAGTCGAGTGGTGATATTGATATCCTGCTGACCCACCCGGACTACACCTCCGATACAGAGAAACAG cCCAAGTTGCTGCATGCAGTGGTGGAACATTTGGAGTCCATTGGCTTTATCACTGAGACTCTGTCCAAAGGAGATACCAAATATATG ggtgtgtgtcaGCTGCAGTTAAAGGATGATCCAGATGTGACGGAGGAGAACCCCCACAGACGCATTGACATCAG GCTCATTCCTAAGGATCAGTATTTCTGTGGTGTGCTCTATTTCACCGGCAGTGACGTCTTCAACAAGAACATGAGGACCCACGCGCTGGAGAAGGGCTTCACCCTCAACGAGTACACCATCCGCCCACTAGGGGTCACTG GTATGGCTGGGGAGCCCCTGCTGGTGGACAGTGAGAAAGACATCTTTGACTACATCCAGTGGAAATACAAAGAACCCAAGGACCGCAGCGAATAA